From the genome of Alosa alosa isolate M-15738 ecotype Scorff River chromosome 20, AALO_Geno_1.1, whole genome shotgun sequence, one region includes:
- the arl4ab gene encoding ADP-ribosylation factor-like 4ab: MGNGLSERRVSVLPCLPSFQALHLVILGLDCAGKTTVLYRLRFNEFVNTVPTKGFNTERVRLPLGTGRCRSAACHFWDVGGQEKLRPLWRSYTRCADGLVFVVDSVDAERMEEAKTELHKITRLHDNLGVPVLVVANKQDLRAALPLADVERLLALNELGTHTPWHLQPACAIIGEGLQEGLERLHAMIIKRRKMLRQQKRKR; this comes from the coding sequence ATGGGGAACGGGCTGTCGGAGCGGCGCGTGTCGGTCCTGCCTTGCCTGCCCTCCTTCCAGGCGCTGCACCTCGTGATCCTGGGCCTGGACTGCGCCGGCAAGACCACCGTGCTCTACCGGCTGCGCTTCAACGAGTTCGTCAACACAGTGCCCACCAAGGGCTTCAACACGGAGCGCGTGCGCCTGCCCCTGGGCACCGGCCGATGCCGCTCGGCCGCCTGCCACTTCTGGGACGTGGGCGGCCAGGAGAAGCTGCGGCCGCTGTGGCGCTCGTACACGCGCTGCGCCGACGGCCTGGTCTTCGTGGTGGACTCGGTGGACGCCGAGCGCATGGAGGAGGCCAAGACGGAGCTGCACAAGATCACGCGTCTCCACGACAACCTGGGCGTGCCCGTGCTGGTGGTGGCCAACAAGCAGGACCTGCGCGCCGCGCTGCCCCTGGCCGACGTGGAGCGGCTGCTGGCCCTTAACGAGCTGGGCACACACACGCCCTGGCACCTGCAGCCCGCGTGCGCCATCATCGGCGAGGGCCTGCAGGAGGGGCTGGAGAGACTGCACGCCATGATCATCAAGAGGAGGAAGATGCTGCGGCAGCAGAAGAGGAAAAGATGA